The following are encoded in a window of Paenibacillaceae bacterium GAS479 genomic DNA:
- a CDS encoding carbohydrate ABC transporter substrate-binding protein, CUT1 family: MKKKRKVAFAMLNLLTATAVIAGCSSGSNSGAQNESNSEQSTEKSNEKVEIEVMLSGSSLTLPKDDFVKQTIDKDLGVDLNLTLTSTQDELVQKLNVRAAGGDLPDVIQFTPAQKSVFEEYVKKNLLLELKPYEQKLAPLKSFIGEDFLSRAAINGKYYAITQNQATNLGSFWIRKDWLDKLNLPVPQTLDELVEAAKAFTEKDPDGNGKKDTFGITGKLTDIAGFVNLQYGNFEGFYIKDGKMVHGLSQPEMKESIIYVQKMVATGALDPEIASNKPESAKDKAFQGKAGIIFSDWTGVMKDAEVAKWKGANPNADFVMIDKLQGPKADYMAVVGVSAVGNRMVISKKVAEDEAKLQKVLDLFNYTAQDKGANLVQFGLEGTHFTKENGKVKLTDKASEASFTWVYQFSGRPEKEYLLTKFPNQAPYIEKNDQLKKLESYNNVITLPTDYNAADADRYKQEELLKFYLDKNKMENFDKFLNELNTTFKYQTYLDSGFQQLKDLGYAK, from the coding sequence ATGAAAAAGAAACGGAAAGTAGCATTCGCCATGCTTAACCTCCTTACTGCCACAGCCGTAATAGCCGGCTGCAGTTCTGGATCCAACTCCGGAGCTCAAAACGAATCTAACTCGGAGCAGTCTACAGAAAAAAGCAACGAGAAAGTGGAAATTGAAGTGATGCTGTCCGGCTCCTCTTTGACATTGCCTAAGGACGACTTCGTTAAACAAACTATCGATAAAGACCTGGGCGTCGATCTGAACCTGACGCTCACCAGCACGCAAGATGAGCTTGTTCAAAAGCTGAACGTCCGCGCCGCAGGCGGCGATCTGCCGGATGTCATTCAATTCACGCCCGCGCAAAAAAGTGTATTTGAGGAATATGTGAAAAAGAATTTGCTGCTGGAATTGAAACCCTATGAGCAAAAGCTTGCTCCTCTGAAAAGCTTTATTGGTGAAGATTTTCTCAGCCGGGCGGCTATTAACGGCAAGTACTACGCCATTACGCAAAATCAGGCGACTAATTTAGGTTCGTTTTGGATCCGCAAAGATTGGCTTGACAAACTAAATCTTCCTGTTCCACAAACGCTGGATGAGCTGGTGGAGGCTGCTAAGGCGTTCACCGAAAAGGACCCGGACGGCAACGGCAAAAAAGATACGTTCGGCATTACGGGAAAGCTCACGGATATTGCAGGTTTCGTCAACTTACAGTACGGAAATTTTGAAGGTTTTTATATTAAAGACGGTAAAATGGTCCACGGTTTGTCCCAACCTGAAATGAAAGAATCGATTATCTATGTGCAAAAAATGGTCGCCACTGGCGCTCTCGATCCTGAAATTGCCAGCAATAAACCCGAAAGCGCCAAGGATAAAGCTTTCCAAGGCAAAGCCGGAATTATATTCTCGGATTGGACAGGTGTGATGAAGGACGCGGAAGTAGCTAAATGGAAGGGCGCCAATCCAAATGCCGATTTTGTTATGATCGACAAGCTGCAAGGGCCAAAAGCCGATTACATGGCAGTTGTGGGCGTCTCAGCGGTTGGCAATCGGATGGTCATTTCCAAAAAGGTAGCGGAGGATGAAGCCAAGCTGCAGAAGGTGCTTGATCTGTTCAACTATACTGCGCAGGATAAAGGGGCCAATTTGGTGCAATTTGGCCTGGAAGGCACCCACTTTACGAAAGAAAACGGCAAAGTAAAACTGACCGATAAAGCGTCCGAAGCTTCCTTCACGTGGGTGTACCAGTTCTCGGGTCGTCCGGAAAAAGAATACCTGTTAACCAAGTTCCCAAACCAGGCTCCCTATATCGAGAAAAACGACCAGCTTAAAAAGCTCGAGAGTTACAATAACGTTATCACTCTCCCTACAGATTACAATGCGGCTGATGCCGACCGCTACAAGCAGGAGGAGCTGCTAAAGTTCTACCTGGACAAAAACAAGATGGAGAACTTCGACAAGTTCCTGAACGAGCTTAACACAACGTTTAAGTACCAAACGTATCTGGACAGCGGTTTCCAACAGCTGAAGGACCTTGGTTACGCCAAGTAA
- a CDS encoding two-component system, sensor histidine kinase YesM: MRILKLIIPDKFKYRLFAAVVAFILVPVFLIQFYNYQLIQRSISQEFSEKAAKQMGVVKTTFISEVQKLFLYYIYLEKDPGTYWALTEPTAVKESLRASMLWSSNRPPSQDLPPFVNVTLADRLGHIYESNDQILANPDYELFLQNPGFEGLSPSEDSYRWVAGDTLSLFAVLTDNADQQFGYLRIDFAYSSWFSDIADDLLLLQNYVLLNADKQPLNSSESLRFMNVNLVRAMIDDIDSKPFVQRTDERHSAILTASSIYNFNWYIVSSLPLNTYLGNMKEIQYKNITTLLLLSLICIAITFLISNAVSRPLALLQRNMAGSASKELQTRVPERLFRGEMLELAQTYNQMMEDIQGLVHKLKLEERQKEALHYQMLMVQMNPHFLLNTLNTIKWNALDKNDNDTAEICIALGKLLETSLNSDVELIYLKQELELLQAYIYIQNFRFDGLVEVHFHIQEGIEHALIPKLISQPLVENALKHAFPVLNGEAQIIVRGFTEHQTLILEIEDNGIGLKQAEQTARKDNRKGIGLDNVRHRLQLLFRKEGQLWLSNTDSGSGTIARISIPLLVSNPYQSEGDKHVEDSFSGG; this comes from the coding sequence ATGAGAATCTTGAAGTTAATCATCCCGGATAAATTCAAATATCGTCTGTTTGCAGCTGTTGTTGCTTTTATTTTAGTGCCCGTATTTCTCATTCAGTTTTACAACTATCAGCTGATCCAACGATCCATTTCCCAGGAATTCAGCGAAAAGGCCGCTAAACAGATGGGCGTCGTGAAAACAACGTTTATTAGCGAGGTTCAAAAGCTATTTCTCTATTATATTTATCTGGAGAAAGATCCGGGGACATATTGGGCGCTTACGGAGCCAACAGCTGTTAAGGAGTCGCTACGCGCCTCCATGTTATGGAGCTCCAATCGGCCGCCGTCTCAAGACTTGCCTCCCTTTGTAAATGTTACTCTAGCGGACCGACTTGGCCATATCTATGAGAGCAACGACCAAATTTTAGCCAATCCGGATTACGAGCTTTTTCTGCAAAATCCCGGTTTCGAAGGGCTATCTCCTTCCGAGGACAGCTATCGCTGGGTGGCCGGCGATACACTCTCACTGTTTGCCGTATTGACGGACAACGCAGATCAACAATTCGGTTATCTGCGGATAGATTTTGCCTATTCCAGTTGGTTTAGCGACATCGCGGACGATCTGCTGCTGCTTCAGAATTATGTCCTCCTCAATGCGGACAAACAGCCGCTTAACTCTTCCGAGTCGCTTCGCTTTATGAATGTAAACTTAGTTCGAGCTATGATTGACGATATTGACTCAAAGCCGTTCGTCCAACGGACCGATGAGCGACATTCCGCTATTTTAACCGCCAGCTCGATTTATAACTTTAACTGGTATATCGTATCTTCACTTCCGCTCAACACTTATTTGGGCAATATGAAGGAAATCCAATATAAAAATATAACGACGTTGCTGCTTTTATCGCTTATTTGCATCGCCATTACGTTTCTTATATCCAATGCCGTATCACGCCCGCTCGCCTTACTGCAGCGCAATATGGCAGGCTCCGCTTCAAAAGAGCTGCAAACCCGCGTTCCAGAGCGGCTGTTCAGAGGCGAGATGCTTGAGCTCGCTCAGACATACAACCAGATGATGGAGGATATTCAAGGTCTGGTTCATAAGCTCAAACTGGAGGAACGGCAGAAAGAAGCGCTGCATTATCAGATGTTGATGGTGCAAATGAATCCGCATTTCCTGCTCAACACGCTCAATACGATCAAATGGAACGCGCTCGACAAAAATGACAACGATACGGCGGAAATTTGCATCGCGCTTGGCAAGCTGCTAGAGACCAGCCTCAACTCCGACGTGGAGCTGATTTATCTCAAGCAAGAATTGGAGCTGCTTCAGGCTTACATCTATATTCAGAACTTCCGATTCGACGGCTTAGTGGAAGTTCATTTTCATATTCAGGAAGGAATCGAGCATGCGCTCATCCCGAAGCTAATCTCCCAGCCGCTTGTAGAAAATGCGTTGAAACACGCTTTTCCCGTCCTGAACGGCGAAGCCCAAATCATCGTACGGGGATTTACCGAGCATCAGACGCTTATTCTCGAAATTGAAGATAACGGAATCGGCTTGAAGCAGGCAGAGCAAACGGCCCGTAAAGACAACCGCAAAGGCATCGGACTAGACAATGTACGCCATCGGCTACAGCTGCTTTTCCGCAAGGAAGGTCAGCTCTGGCTGTCCAACACCGATTCCGGCAGCGGTACAATCGCCCGGATCTCGATTCCGCTGCTGGTATCCAATCCATATCAGTCAGAAGGTGATAAACATGTGGAAGATTCTTTTAGTGGAGGATGA
- a CDS encoding two-component system, response regulator YesN: MWKILLVEDEVFVRRKLRKLIQWEKHGFTVAGEASDGEEALELIHQIQPELVITDIMMPGMDGLELLRQVRSEGVNCRFVMLTCMGEFEYARKALELGASGYVLKLSMSIAEMEDMLHKTGKEIERSTQQEQLERIRAFDRYYLQLRESLPLLSADGTASSTLAPPVPPAAFGRVCLLSVLQSEAKPNAEALIASGAVSSSSRIWPGVLSAEGVTTLFFWSDADLTVNLQALPDRSLRGVYSDSVAPSHLQEEWPRLLLLANERWYEDTEGIAETSAVLAQVEHEESPLFRGFAPFNPSWRMEKEIIAAFEQLRPHDTEAALSAYWREMRNSRVRISHVWQTARSLDRIFTNITGAAATGLPSFDPETARSHDELLSRIAERATGLISRMSGGATRQGISHPEINRILDYLERHYADNITLKAMSRLVSMDEHYLSRLFKQKTGETFICYLQKLRVKKAMLLLKETGQPISEIGRSVGFPNDNYFVKTFKKWGDVTPGQYRKMSQQA; encoded by the coding sequence ATGTGGAAGATTCTTTTAGTGGAGGATGAAGTTTTTGTCCGCCGTAAGCTGCGCAAGTTAATTCAATGGGAAAAACATGGTTTTACGGTAGCTGGAGAAGCTTCGGACGGCGAAGAGGCGTTGGAACTCATCCATCAAATCCAGCCAGAGCTTGTCATTACAGACATTATGATGCCGGGCATGGACGGTCTGGAGCTGCTGAGACAGGTGCGTAGCGAAGGAGTGAATTGTCGATTCGTTATGCTGACCTGCATGGGAGAATTCGAATATGCGCGGAAAGCACTTGAGCTCGGAGCGAGCGGCTACGTGCTTAAACTGTCCATGAGCATCGCCGAGATGGAAGACATGCTGCATAAAACCGGTAAGGAAATTGAGCGCAGCACGCAGCAGGAACAGCTTGAGCGCATCCGAGCATTCGACCGTTATTACCTTCAGCTGCGGGAAAGCTTGCCTCTCTTGTCGGCGGATGGAACGGCTAGCTCGACATTGGCCCCGCCTGTTCCTCCTGCCGCCTTCGGCCGGGTATGTCTGTTGTCTGTCCTTCAATCGGAGGCCAAGCCGAACGCCGAAGCTCTGATCGCTTCCGGAGCGGTCTCGTCTTCGTCGAGAATTTGGCCGGGCGTATTGTCTGCCGAAGGCGTCACAACGCTGTTTTTTTGGTCCGACGCCGATCTGACGGTGAACCTACAGGCTTTGCCCGACCGCTCCCTGAGAGGAGTTTATAGCGATTCGGTTGCCCCTTCCCATCTGCAGGAGGAGTGGCCGCGGCTGCTCCTATTGGCCAATGAGCGATGGTACGAGGATACGGAGGGAATAGCGGAGACTTCAGCTGTTCTGGCACAAGTGGAGCATGAAGAATCTCCACTCTTCCGAGGGTTCGCTCCCTTTAACCCTTCATGGCGTATGGAAAAGGAGATCATCGCCGCATTCGAGCAGTTGCGTCCTCATGACACTGAAGCCGCCCTGTCCGCTTACTGGCGCGAAATGCGGAACAGCCGGGTACGAATTTCCCATGTCTGGCAGACGGCGCGCTCGCTCGACCGTATTTTCACGAATATAACCGGTGCCGCCGCAACCGGACTCCCCAGCTTCGATCCCGAAACGGCCCGCTCTCATGACGAGTTGCTCTCCCGGATTGCTGAGCGGGCAACCGGACTGATCAGCCGCATGTCCGGCGGGGCTACCCGCCAAGGCATAAGCCATCCTGAGATCAATCGCATCCTGGATTATTTGGAGCGTCATTATGCGGACAATATTACACTGAAGGCAATGTCCCGCCTCGTATCGATGGATGAGCATTACCTAAGCCGACTGTTCAAGCAAAAAACCGGTGAAACCTTCATCTGTTATCTGCAGAAGCTGCGAGTGAAAAAAGCGATGCTGCTGCTTAAAGAAACCGGCCAGCCGATCAGCGAGATCGGACGAAGCGTCGGCTTTCCGAATGACAATTATTTTGTGAAAACTTTCAAAAAATGGGGCGATGTCACGCCGGGACAGTACCGAAAAATGTCGCAGCAGGCTTAA
- a CDS encoding galactosylceramidase: MTMFSDNRVSDSALVSAATTSVTIAGNGTGRIFEGEGVVSGGGGNTRLLIDYPEPYRSDILDYLFKPNYGAGYTHLKVEVGGDVFSTTGTEPTHARTREELDNPNMHRGYELWLMSEAKKRNRDIKLDILQWGAPGWINDFSSNIGNDNNNYYKNANSKYAMYSQDNADYLVSYIKGAKRVWGLDVDYVAGNQNESFVGLDLVNPSDPNSPSYLRNYIVHILRPTLDRNGLQHVKIVAPDIGGRENEPYNPRSPWAFIDEVLADPALKNAVSVIGYHYVKSTSAETAQNSGLTLWESEGWTGSGNWESADNQKGALDLAKIMNNNYINAKVTKTNVWHMIASSYPNLSFPKTGVMVADEPWSGNYSVMPGIWAAAHTNQFAQPGWKYVDSGCGITAGGTSYVTLKQPDGGDNYSIIVVTCSSAEEMTFNLTGGLSTDTVHVWKSNAEQQFIQQSDITPSNNSYSINLEPNSIYSMTTTTGQQKGLSDHPIPVSQSFPKNYYDDFESYDVGETPKYTSDVEGVFEVAEKFDSGGKALRQVVAGPMKQWDAWMTPRIRYGTHTQLGDLDWTDYDFSSEVLIEDSGTDMYGNEMSGTVSIIGRVGTKPRQWINDTLITGYKLQVDQTGEWSLRIADPLKNSDTILASGNVPFSANTWHHLKLSFSGTDIKGYIDGQLVASLNDSTYASGMVGLGSGYNYAQYNSISVINR; encoded by the coding sequence GTGACCATGTTTTCTGATAATAGGGTAAGCGACTCAGCCTTAGTTTCCGCAGCTACGACTTCCGTAACCATTGCTGGCAACGGAACGGGAAGAATTTTTGAAGGAGAAGGTGTAGTTAGTGGCGGAGGTGGAAATACACGTCTGTTGATTGATTATCCCGAGCCTTATCGTAGCGACATTCTGGATTATCTGTTCAAGCCCAATTATGGGGCGGGTTATACCCATTTAAAAGTCGAGGTAGGCGGAGATGTCTTTTCCACCACTGGGACGGAGCCAACCCATGCGAGAACGAGGGAGGAGCTCGACAATCCGAATATGCATCGCGGCTACGAGCTTTGGTTAATGAGTGAAGCGAAGAAGCGGAATCGGGATATCAAACTTGATATTTTGCAGTGGGGAGCCCCGGGGTGGATTAACGACTTCAGCAGCAATATCGGCAATGACAATAACAACTACTATAAAAACGCCAACAGCAAGTATGCTATGTATTCTCAGGACAATGCGGACTATTTGGTGAGCTATATTAAGGGAGCCAAGAGAGTTTGGGGCTTGGATGTCGACTATGTTGCAGGCAATCAAAATGAGAGCTTTGTAGGGCTTGATTTAGTGAACCCTAGTGACCCAAACAGTCCTTCTTATTTGAGGAACTACATCGTCCATATTTTGAGACCTACGCTTGATCGAAATGGATTACAGCATGTGAAAATTGTCGCTCCTGACATCGGCGGCAGAGAAAATGAACCCTATAACCCTAGATCGCCCTGGGCTTTCATTGATGAGGTTTTAGCCGATCCCGCGCTGAAAAATGCTGTATCCGTCATTGGCTATCACTATGTGAAGAGCACTTCTGCGGAAACCGCTCAAAACTCTGGTTTGACGTTATGGGAGAGCGAAGGCTGGACAGGAAGCGGTAATTGGGAAAGCGCTGACAACCAGAAGGGCGCCCTGGATTTGGCTAAGATCATGAATAACAATTATATTAACGCCAAGGTCACCAAAACAAATGTTTGGCATATGATCGCGTCATCCTATCCCAATTTGTCGTTTCCAAAAACAGGTGTCATGGTAGCCGACGAACCATGGTCAGGTAATTACAGCGTTATGCCTGGGATTTGGGCCGCCGCGCATACGAATCAATTTGCTCAGCCGGGCTGGAAATATGTTGACAGCGGGTGCGGTATCACGGCAGGAGGAACTTCTTACGTAACTTTGAAGCAGCCGGATGGCGGTGACAATTACAGTATTATTGTGGTAACTTGCAGCTCTGCGGAGGAGATGACATTCAATCTGACAGGCGGCTTATCGACTGACACGGTTCATGTGTGGAAATCAAATGCTGAGCAACAATTTATCCAACAGTCTGATATTACTCCATCAAATAATTCGTATTCGATTAACCTTGAGCCGAATTCGATCTATTCAATGACAACAACGACGGGGCAGCAAAAAGGTTTATCTGATCATCCAATCCCGGTATCTCAATCGTTCCCTAAAAATTATTATGATGATTTTGAAAGCTACGATGTAGGAGAAACGCCGAAGTATACATCAGATGTTGAAGGTGTGTTCGAGGTTGCCGAAAAGTTTGACAGCGGCGGCAAAGCTTTGCGCCAGGTTGTTGCAGGTCCAATGAAGCAGTGGGATGCTTGGATGACCCCTCGTATCCGATATGGTACACATACTCAGCTGGGCGACCTCGATTGGACTGATTATGACTTCAGTTCGGAAGTGTTAATTGAAGATTCCGGAACAGATATGTACGGGAATGAAATGTCCGGAACGGTATCCATTATTGGGCGCGTTGGCACCAAGCCACGTCAATGGATCAATGATACATTGATCACTGGCTACAAGCTGCAGGTGGATCAGACTGGAGAGTGGAGCTTGCGGATTGCAGACCCGTTAAAAAATTCCGATACCATCCTGGCTTCAGGAAATGTACCTTTTTCAGCAAATACTTGGCATCATTTAAAATTAAGCTTCAGTGGTACGGATATTAAGGGCTACATTGACGGTCAACTTGTTGCATCGCTCAACGACAGCACGTATGCTTCAGGCATGGTAGGTCTGGGAAGCGGCTATAATTACGCACAATATAATAGTATTTCTGTTATTAACCGTTAG